One region of Paralichthys olivaceus isolate ysfri-2021 chromosome 12, ASM2471397v2, whole genome shotgun sequence genomic DNA includes:
- the LOC109628188 gene encoding interferon alpha-inducible protein 27-like protein 2 isoform X2, with the protein MDPVTGAAVGAVADDKAPGFLGTAGFTSDGIAAGSVAAKMMSASAVASGGGVPAGSLVSAFQSKGASEDTSEADSD; encoded by the exons atggaCCCTG tgaCAGGTGCAGCAGTTGGAGCAG TGGCTGATGATAAGGCCCCAGGTTTTCTGGGGACCGCAGGTTTCACCTCAGATGGAATTGCAGCAGGCTCTGTGGCTGCTAAAATGATGTCAGCTTCTGCAGTGGCTAGCGGAGGTGGAGTGCCAGCAGGAAGTCTGGTTTCTGCTTTTCAATCAAAAG GTGCGTCGGAGGACACAAGTGAAGCTGACAGTGATTAA
- the LOC109628188 gene encoding interferon alpha-inducible protein 27-like protein 2 isoform X1, whose protein sequence is MDPVTGAAVGAAVADDKAPGFLGTAGFTSDGIAAGSVAAKMMSASAVASGGGVPAGSLVSAFQSKGASEDTSEADSD, encoded by the exons atggaCCCTG tgaCAGGTGCAGCAGTTGGAGCAG CAGTGGCTGATGATAAGGCCCCAGGTTTTCTGGGGACCGCAGGTTTCACCTCAGATGGAATTGCAGCAGGCTCTGTGGCTGCTAAAATGATGTCAGCTTCTGCAGTGGCTAGCGGAGGTGGAGTGCCAGCAGGAAGTCTGGTTTCTGCTTTTCAATCAAAAG GTGCGTCGGAGGACACAAGTGAAGCTGACAGTGATTAA
- the LOC109628188 gene encoding interferon alpha-inducible protein 27-like protein 2 isoform X3 produces the protein MDPATVLAVGTGAVVAVVGAPLVLGAAGFTSAGIAAGSLAAKAMSYAAVANGSGVAAGSVVAVCQSIGAAHCQGPV, from the exons ATGGACCCTG CAACGGTTTTAGCAGTTGGAACAG GTGCAGTTGTGGCTGTGGTCGGGGCCCCTCTTGTTCTGGGGGCCGCAGGCTTCACCTCAGCTGGAATTGCAGCAGGCTCCTTAGCTGCTAAAGCGATGTCGTATGCTGCAGTGGCTAACGGAAGTGGAGTGGCAGCAGGAAGTGTGGTGGCTGTTTGTCAGTCAATAG GTGCTGCTCACTGTCAGGGGCCAGTGTAG